The Pyrus communis chromosome 5, drPyrComm1.1, whole genome shotgun sequence region aattcaaatcaaatcaaatgctTCTCTTTGGCTGGTGATTAATTAGTTACTATtactaaaatgaaaaattattgagtACGGCATTTTCGGTTTCGGATTAGGGTCATGAGGGGCCAGTTATGGGAATGTCTTGTCACCCGTCTGGTGGATTGCTTGCGACTGCCGGAGCTGATAGGAAGGTTCTTGTTTGGGATGTTGATGGCAGCTTTTGCACTCATTACTTTAAGGGCCATAAAGGGGTCGTTTCTAGTGTTCTCTTCCATCCTGATCCTACTCAACAACTTGTAAGCTCAATGTCCACATAGATCTTACCTGTTGTTTCCAACTTTATGTTTCCAGATGAAGTGGGTTGAAACTACTTCTTTTGTGCATTTGTAACGACTCATCATGCTGATCCCTATTTTACTAGCTTTTCTCCGCAAGCGATGATACAAATGTGCATGTTTGGGACCTATTAACCAAGAAGTGCGTTGCGACACTTAATGCGCATGACTCAACAGTAACTTCTATGGCACTGTCTGAAGACGGATGGACTTTGCTCACAGCTGGAAGAGATAAGGTAAGGCTTGAACTAATCTTGGGTTCACTCAATACTTTAGTGCTAATTTTCTGTTACATGTGCATGCATCTGTGTGCCTCAGTTTAcgcttttattttttcattcagTACCACCTagtattctctttgtttgttctGAGCCTTAGTCTTTGTAATAGTGGTGGCTAAGTTTGATCTGAGTGTGCGCCAATTAAATATTGTGACTGGGGTTGATTTGGGTCATGAATGAGTAGATCATGGATAGTGAAGGGTTTCAGTGGCCAACCTTAACCAGATTTTCTATATTGAGTATTGACATAAGAATATGCTTTtgtctaattatttttttgttatgcgctcctgaatttttttttgtcaacataTTTTCTCAAATGCCTACTTACTCTGTCTCACTGGAAAGCTCACTGAGCATTATTTGTCCTTCTGTGTACTTTCCAATGCTGTTGATATGTTAACAGGATATTGATTGCTGAATGGTTTTAGGTTGTAATCTTGTGGGACCTTCATGACTATAGCTGCATGAAGACTGTAACAACATATGAGGTTCTTGAAGCTGTGTGTGCAATCCATTCTGGAACTCCATTATCATCCTATTTGGGTTCCTGCAAGAAGCCTTGTGGGAAGAAAAGTGGATTACCTGAAATTTGCTTTATAACAGTTGGTGACCGTGGGATTGTACGGATTTGGAATTCTGAAGGGTAAATCCTAAGAGTGTTCTTATACTATTTCGTTTGAATTAATTTTGGTTATAAGTAATTTTCCTTGTGCATTAAATAAttgtgattttgatttttgaatgaatggttgttttattttgagtttgtttactGGTACTCTATTTATTTTGACAGTGCAGTTTGCCTGTATGAGCAAAAGTCCTCAGATGTTACTCTATCTTCAGATGTGGATCAATTAAATAGGGGTTTCACCGCAGCTGTCATGCTTCCTTCAGATAAAGGGTTTCTTTGTGTGACTGCTGATCAGGAGTTCCTTTTATATTCCCCAATTAAGTTGCCAGAGGGGACGCTGGAATTTGAATTGAGCAAAAGACTTGTAGGTTACAACGATGAGATTGTGGATATGAAGTTTGTCGGAGATGAGGAACAATTTCTTGCTGTTGCCACAAATCTTGAACAGGTAAATGTACTGGATTCATATCTATCTTAAGTTGTGCATATTGGTGGCTTTCTAGTAGAATTGGTTTCTACTAAATATGTAAGTTTCTTCGTTGTTATCTTAAAACCTGTGAACtgaaattttggtgaaaattggTTTTGACATTAAAATCTTCTATAAGAGGCCCTTTTTCAATCTGTATACCATTATGTATTTCCACCATTTATGTTCGCAAAAATCCTTGCTTGACTGACGAGGATTTAGAGTTGGTGCGTGCAAATCTTCTTTTATGAATATTCTGATATAGATGATCACATTCtttgtttttagtgtgttttgtagCTGAATATCCATCTGTTCATTTCCAGTTGTCTTTTATTTGGGAATTATTGTTGTTGACATTGTTCGCAAGTGtacatttttgttgttttcctGGTGACCTGGTCCTATCTATTTGAAGTTGGGCGAAGTTACCATGTGTGTGCATGCTTGAAGTATATGTGTGATTAAGAAATATGTGTTATATATTTGGTTATTGATGTATTATTTAATCTGGAAACATGCAGGTACGAGTATATGACATTGCATCCATGTCATGTTCGTACGTATTGGCAGGTCATACCGGAATTGTTCTATGCCTTGACACCTGTGTATCAAGTTGTGGAAAACCACTTATTGTGACTGGAAGCAAAGACAACACTGTAAGTTTCAGTTTCTGTTCTTCTCATAGGGCAGTCATATAGATTTCATGAACTCTATTAGAGACGACAGCTGTGTGAAAACACTTCACTTCATTCTCGCCCCTCCCCTGcgaatctctctctttctctatattGCCGTGTTAATAAGTGGTTTGTTCACATTTCTTACTACATTATCTGTAGGTTCGGTTGTGGGATTCAGCAAGCAAATGTTGCCTTGGTCTTGGCATAGGTCATATGGGAGGTATTGGAGCTATTGCTTTCTCAAAAAAGCGGAAAGACTTCTTCGTTAGTGGTAGTAGGTGAGCACTTATGCAGCTCATCCTTTTACCAGCATTCTGTCTTACAGTTTGTTTACAATTGTAACCTAAGCTATCATTGGAGTTACTGGTGATGCTTTAAATAGTTGAAAGATTACCCTATTGGTTGCAACCTCAAGGAGGATACTTCTATTGAGCTCTATTAGGTGCTTAAAATGACCCACATCATTTCTTTTTCAGTGATCGTACCCTCAAGGTGTGGAGTTTGGATGGTCTTCCAGACAATGCGGAAAAACCAGTGAATCTGAAAGCAAAGGCCGGTGTAGCGGCCCACGATAAGGATATTAATTCAGTAGCTGTTGCACCAAATGATAGTTTAGTTTGTAGCGGCTCACAGGTTTGTAAGCTTTGAGGCACTGCTTCTTTGTTCTATcatttttatcatatttctATTTATAGTTGATGTTTCTTTGGAAGAAAGGAAGATCCTAAATACGCTGAATGACACTACCTTATTAAACTTTCTGGGTTTTCATTGATCAGGATCGCACTGCTTGTGTATGGAGGCTTCCGGATCTTGTACCAGTTGTTGTACTTAAGGGTCATAAAAGGGGAGTTTGG contains the following coding sequences:
- the LOC137734711 gene encoding protein TORMOZ EMBRYO DEFECTIVE-like — its product is MASLPLKKNYRCVPSLQQFYSGGPFAVSSDGSFIACKCGESIKIVDSSNASIRSTIEGDSDEVTALALSPDNRLLFSAGHSRQIRIWDLSTLKCVRSWKGHEGPVMGMSCHPSGGLLATAGADRKVLVWDVDGSFCTHYFKGHKGVVSSVLFHPDPTQQLLFSASDDTNVHVWDLLTKKCVATLNAHDSTVTSMALSEDGWTLLTAGRDKVVILWDLHDYSCMKTVTTYEVLEAVCAIHSGTPLSSYLGSCKKPCGKKSGLPEICFITVGDRGIVRIWNSEGAVCLYEQKSSDVTLSSDVDQLNRGFTAAVMLPSDKGFLCVTADQEFLLYSPIKLPEGTLEFELSKRLVGYNDEIVDMKFVGDEEQFLAVATNLEQVRVYDIASMSCSYVLAGHTGIVLCLDTCVSSCGKPLIVTGSKDNTVRLWDSASKCCLGLGIGHMGGIGAIAFSKKRKDFFVSGSSDRTLKVWSLDGLPDNAEKPVNLKAKAGVAAHDKDINSVAVAPNDSLVCSGSQDRTACVWRLPDLVPVVVLKGHKRGVWSVEFSPVDQCVITASGDKTIKIWSISDGSCLKTFEGHTSSVLRASFLTRGTQFISSGADGLVKLWMVKTDECIATYDQHDDKVYALAVGKKTEMLATGSSDTVINMWYDCTASDKEEAFRREEEGVLKNQELENAVLDADFSKAIQVAFELRRPHKLYQCFSEIWRKRETEKQMEKALLALGEEEMRLLFEYVREWNTKPKLCHVAHFVLFKVFNILSPTKINEIKGIGEILEGLLSYSQRHFSRMDRHETNTYLVNYTLTGMSVIEPETDTIVLQDKSLMHSAADDENGTLINVPEDEERKTSERLKETAATKKRKSKKSKDGSSKKVKA